TATTGTCGAGCCATGCAGCTGACGCAGTTCACGGATCTGGGCCTGCGGATCGTCATGCGACTGGCCGCCGGGTCGACCGACGGATCCGGCGCGGCCCCGAGCACCCGCGCGATCGCCGACCAGCTGGCCGTGTCGTACACCCACGCCACGAAAGTGGTTGCGCGACTGGGTGAACTCGGCGTCGTCACCACGCGCCGCGGCCGCGGCGGCGGCCTCGCGATCACCGAACTGGGCCGCTCGGCGTCGCTGGGCTGGCTCACCAGGCAGCTCGAGGGCGACGGCGAGGTCGTGACGTGCGAGGGCGACAAACCGTGCCCGCTGCGCCGCGGCTGCCGACTGCGCTCCGCACTGCGCAATGCCCAGGACGCCTTCTACGGCGCCCTGGACGCGCTGACCGTCCGCGACCTGGCGGACGACTCCCCCCATGACGTGCTGCTGACGCTCACCGCGCCGGCGGTGAACGAACCGTAAGCCCCGACCGACAGGAGAATCCGATGCTCTCGGAGGCCTCGAAGGAAACCGTCCGCGC
This genomic stretch from Prescottella soli harbors:
- a CDS encoding RrF2 family transcriptional regulator, translating into MQLTQFTDLGLRIVMRLAAGSTDGSGAAPSTRAIADQLAVSYTHATKVVARLGELGVVTTRRGRGGGLAITELGRSASLGWLTRQLEGDGEVVTCEGDKPCPLRRGCRLRSALRNAQDAFYGALDALTVRDLADDSPHDVLLTLTAPAVNEP